The proteins below are encoded in one region of Streptomyces sp. NBC_00490:
- a CDS encoding NAD(P)H-hydrate dehydratase, with the protein MRTAYSVETVRAAERELMARLPEGALMQRAAAGLAAACADLLGRVYGSRIVLLVGSGDNGGDALYAGARLARRGAGVTAVLLAPERAHAEGLAALRRAGGAVAGVEAAEDLIPRADLVLDGIVGIGGKGGLRPDAARLALLVGASRAAVVAVDLPSGVDADSGEVRGTAIRADLTVTFGTHKPGLLVDPAREYAGSVRLVDIGLALPVEAELEALQHADVARLLPVPTGESDKYRRGVVGIAAGSARYPGAAVLAVAGALRGGAGAVRYVGPAGDAVLARFPETLVSDQGPKRAGRVQAWVVGPGAGDDAASVAEVLAADVPVLIDADGLRLADAGAVRGRRAPTLMTPHAGEAAALLGVARESVEEARLESVRELAGRYGATVLLKGSTTLVADSGGGAVRVNPTGTAWLATAGSGDVLSGLAGSLLAAGLSAVDAGSVAAYLHGLAGRFAADGAPVGAHDVADGIRGAWRDVRAG; encoded by the coding sequence ATGCGTACTGCGTACAGCGTGGAAACGGTCAGGGCGGCCGAGCGGGAGCTCATGGCACGGCTGCCGGAGGGAGCGTTGATGCAGCGGGCGGCCGCCGGACTCGCCGCCGCCTGCGCCGACCTGCTGGGGCGGGTCTACGGCAGCCGGATCGTGCTGCTGGTCGGCAGCGGGGACAACGGCGGGGACGCCCTGTACGCCGGGGCCCGGCTCGCACGGCGGGGCGCCGGCGTCACCGCGGTGCTGCTCGCGCCGGAGCGCGCCCATGCCGAAGGGCTCGCGGCGCTGCGGCGGGCGGGAGGCGCGGTGGCGGGCGTCGAGGCGGCCGAGGACCTGATCCCGCGGGCCGACCTCGTCCTCGACGGCATCGTCGGGATCGGCGGGAAGGGCGGGCTGCGGCCCGACGCGGCCCGGCTCGCCCTGCTGGTCGGGGCGTCGCGCGCCGCCGTCGTCGCCGTCGACCTGCCCAGCGGCGTCGACGCCGACTCCGGGGAGGTGCGCGGGACCGCGATCCGCGCCGACCTCACCGTCACCTTCGGTACCCACAAGCCGGGGCTGCTGGTGGACCCGGCCCGGGAGTACGCCGGGTCCGTGCGGCTCGTGGACATCGGGCTGGCGCTGCCCGTCGAGGCGGAGCTGGAGGCGTTGCAGCACGCGGACGTGGCCCGGCTGCTGCCGGTGCCGACGGGGGAGAGCGACAAGTACCGGCGAGGGGTCGTGGGGATCGCCGCCGGTTCCGCCCGCTATCCGGGCGCGGCCGTGCTCGCCGTGGCGGGCGCGTTGCGGGGCGGCGCGGGGGCGGTGCGCTACGTCGGGCCCGCCGGGGACGCCGTCCTCGCCCGCTTTCCCGAGACGCTCGTGTCGGACCAGGGGCCGAAGCGGGCGGGGCGGGTGCAGGCGTGGGTCGTCGGGCCCGGGGCGGGGGACGACGCGGCGAGTGTGGCGGAGGTGCTGGCCGCCGATGTGCCGGTGCTGATCGACGCGGACGGGCTGCGGCTGGCGGACGCCGGTGCCGTGCGGGGGCGCCGCGCGCCGACGCTGATGACGCCGCACGCCGGGGAGGCGGCGGCGCTGCTGGGGGTGGCGCGGGAGTCGGTCGAGGAGGCCCGGCTGGAGTCCGTACGGGAGTTGGCGGGGCGGTACGGGGCGACGGTGCTGCTCAAGGGGTCGACCACGCTGGTCGCGGACTCCGGGGGCGGGGCGGTGCGGGTGAACCCGACGGGGACCGCGTGGCTGGCCACGGCGGGGAGCGGGGACGTGCTGTCGGGCCTGGCGGGCTCGCTGCTCGCGGCCGGGCTCTCCGCGGTGGACGCGGGAAGCGTGGCGGCGTATCTGCACGGGCTCGCGGGACGGTTCGCGGCCGACGGGGCGCCGGTGGGAGCCCATGACGTGGCGGACGGGATCCGGGGGGCCTGGAGGGACGTGCGGGCCGGATGA
- a CDS encoding holo-ACP synthase yields MSIIGVGIDVAEIERFAASLERTPGMARRLFLDSELWLPSGERRGVASLAARFAAKEALAKALGAPAGLQWTDAEVYVEDSGQPRLRVTGTVAARAAQLGVRSWHVSLSHDAGVASAVVVAEG; encoded by the coding sequence ATGAGCATCATCGGTGTCGGGATCGACGTGGCGGAGATCGAGCGGTTCGCGGCGTCGTTGGAGCGCACACCCGGGATGGCGCGGCGGCTGTTTCTCGACAGTGAGCTGTGGTTGCCCAGCGGGGAGCGGCGGGGGGTCGCCTCGCTCGCCGCCCGGTTCGCGGCCAAGGAGGCTCTGGCGAAGGCGCTCGGGGCGCCTGCCGGGCTGCAGTGGACCGACGCCGAGGTGTACGTCGAGGACAGCGGGCAGCCGAGGCTGCGGGTCACCGGGACGGTGGCGGCGCGGGCCGCGCAGCTCGGGGTGCGGTCCTGGCATGTGTCGCTCAGCCATGACGCGGGGGTGGCCTCCGCGGTGGTGGTGGCGGAGGGATAG
- a CDS encoding L,D-transpeptidase family protein produces the protein MISRHIARRGVTALLVAAIVLPAGTASAAPPPPAPGSGAEAELVPGEYQPWQIDSPDQALAPQVYEPSAQEDAVEPAQAAPGAYDLVEYVPLADAVARVSCTTSRGPYQRQVERWLKLKVDGKQSKADCKAIRAFQIKQKIKPAIGFAGPVTWSRMQYLSAKKNPNAAKKCPVRTYRVACVDLDRQITWVQKGEKVVFGPVPMRSGRAGYKTRTGWFKVYWKHKNHVSTLYHQPMPYAQFFSGGQAFHAVYGSIFTTVGSMGCVNLRLGDARKLWGVLKKGDRVFVWGRRPGA, from the coding sequence ATGATCAGCAGACATATCGCCCGCCGGGGCGTCACGGCGCTCCTCGTGGCCGCCATCGTGCTGCCCGCCGGAACCGCCTCCGCCGCGCCCCCGCCCCCAGCCCCCGGCTCCGGCGCCGAGGCCGAACTCGTCCCCGGCGAGTACCAGCCCTGGCAGATCGACAGCCCCGACCAGGCCCTCGCGCCGCAGGTGTACGAGCCCAGCGCCCAGGAGGACGCCGTCGAACCGGCGCAGGCCGCTCCGGGGGCGTACGACCTGGTCGAGTACGTGCCGCTCGCCGACGCCGTCGCCCGGGTCTCGTGCACCACCTCACGCGGGCCCTATCAGCGGCAGGTCGAGCGGTGGCTGAAGCTGAAGGTGGACGGGAAACAGTCCAAGGCCGACTGCAAGGCCATCCGGGCCTTCCAGATCAAGCAGAAGATCAAGCCCGCCATCGGGTTCGCGGGGCCGGTCACCTGGTCCCGGATGCAGTACCTGTCCGCGAAGAAGAACCCCAACGCCGCCAAGAAGTGCCCGGTCCGCACGTACCGCGTCGCCTGTGTCGATCTCGACCGGCAGATCACCTGGGTGCAGAAGGGCGAGAAGGTCGTCTTCGGGCCGGTGCCCATGCGGAGCGGACGGGCCGGGTACAAGACCCGTACGGGCTGGTTCAAGGTCTACTGGAAGCACAAGAACCACGTGTCCACGCTCTACCACCAGCCCATGCCCTACGCGCAGTTCTTCAGCGGCGGCCAGGCCTTCCACGCCGTCTACGGCAGCATCTTCACCACCGTCGGCTCCATGGGCTGCGTCAATCTGCGGCTCGGGGACGCGCGCAAGCTGTGGGGTGTGCTGAAGAAGGGCGACCGGGTCTTTGTCTGGGGGCGGCGACCGGGAGCATAG
- the alr gene encoding alanine racemase — protein sequence MSETPAPRSAPLRARAEIDLAALRANVRVLRALAPGAALMAVVKSDAYGHGAVPCARAAVEAGATWLGTATPEEALELRRAGLRDVRIMCWLWTPGGPWREAVEADLDVSVSGMWALEEVVAAAREAGIPARVQLKADTGLGRNGCQPGDDWAELVAHALRAEEAGLLRVTGLWSHFACADEPGHPSIAAQLTLFREMVAYAEQAGVRPEVRHIANSPATLTLPETHFDLVRTGVAVYGISPSPELGSPADFGLRPVMTLSASVALVKRVPGGHGVSYGHHYVTPGATTLGLVPVGYADGVPRHASGTGPVLVAGKWRTVAGRIAMDQFVVDLGGDEPETGSEAILFGPGDRGEPTAEDWAQAAGTIAYEIVTRIGSRVPRVYVNEGQPG from the coding sequence ATGAGTGAGACACCTGCCCCGCGGAGTGCGCCCCTGCGCGCCCGCGCCGAGATCGACCTGGCCGCCCTGCGGGCCAATGTGCGGGTCCTGCGCGCCCTCGCGCCGGGCGCGGCCCTGATGGCCGTGGTCAAGTCCGACGCGTACGGCCACGGGGCGGTGCCGTGTGCCCGCGCGGCCGTCGAGGCGGGGGCGACCTGGCTGGGCACGGCGACGCCCGAGGAAGCCCTCGAGCTGCGGCGCGCGGGCCTGCGTGACGTCCGGATCATGTGCTGGCTCTGGACCCCGGGCGGACCCTGGAGGGAGGCCGTAGAGGCCGACCTCGACGTCTCCGTCAGCGGGATGTGGGCCCTGGAGGAGGTCGTCGCGGCCGCCCGGGAGGCCGGCATCCCCGCGCGCGTGCAGCTCAAGGCCGACACCGGCCTGGGGCGGAACGGGTGCCAGCCGGGGGACGACTGGGCCGAGCTGGTCGCCCACGCCCTGCGGGCCGAGGAAGCGGGCCTCCTGCGCGTCACCGGACTCTGGTCGCACTTCGCCTGCGCCGACGAACCCGGGCACCCCTCCATCGCCGCCCAGCTCACCCTGTTCCGCGAGATGGTGGCGTACGCCGAACAGGCCGGCGTCCGGCCCGAGGTGCGGCACATCGCCAACTCACCGGCCACGCTCACGCTTCCCGAGACCCACTTCGACCTCGTGCGCACCGGCGTCGCCGTCTACGGCATCTCGCCGAGCCCCGAGCTCGGCAGCCCGGCCGACTTCGGACTGCGCCCGGTGATGACGCTGAGCGCGTCGGTGGCGCTGGTCAAGCGGGTCCCGGGCGGCCACGGCGTCAGCTACGGACACCACTACGTCACCCCCGGCGCGACCACCCTCGGCCTGGTGCCCGTCGGCTACGCGGACGGCGTCCCGCGCCACGCCTCCGGCACCGGGCCCGTCCTGGTCGCCGGCAAGTGGCGGACCGTCGCGGGACGGATCGCCATGGACCAGTTCGTCGTCGACCTCGGCGGCGACGAGCCCGAGACCGGCTCCGAGGCGATCCTCTTCGGGCCCGGCGACCGCGGTGAGCCCACCGCCGAGGACTGGGCCCAGGCGGCCGGGACCATCGCGTACGAAATCGTCACCCGGATCGGAAGCCGCGTTCCCCGCGTCTATGTGAATGAGGGACAACCGGGGTAA
- a CDS encoding alpha/beta fold hydrolase, with protein MSESSAEAVVAVVSATGAAGSWRRATGIAGAAIGVVAAGAAAGVALERMTVGRGMRKKARLALDSAGPYGSLRGMPGKAYADDGTELYYEVDDVEPEGGSAPRRRRLFGRKAPLPVTVVFSHGYCLSQDSWHFQRAALRGVVRTVHWDQRSHGRSGRGVQQVQDDVPVSIDELGRDLKAVIDAAAPEGPIVLVGHSMGGMTVMALADAFPELIRERVVAVALVGTSSGRLGEVNFGLPVAGVNAVRRVLPGVLKALGQRADLVEKGRQATADLFAGIIKRYSFASRDVDPAVARFAERMIEGTPIDVVAEFYPAFTDHDKTEALAHFMDLPVLVLAGIGDLVTPSEHSEAIAGLLPDAELVLVPDAGHLVMLEHPEVVTDRIADLLTRAGAVPAGATVGGYGSTSSTAQPG; from the coding sequence GTGAGCGAGAGCAGCGCGGAGGCTGTCGTAGCCGTGGTCTCCGCCACGGGGGCGGCCGGGAGCTGGCGCAGGGCGACCGGGATCGCGGGTGCCGCGATAGGCGTGGTCGCGGCGGGAGCGGCGGCCGGTGTCGCCCTCGAGCGGATGACCGTCGGGCGCGGCATGCGGAAGAAGGCGCGGCTCGCGCTCGACTCCGCCGGGCCCTACGGCTCGCTGCGCGGCATGCCCGGCAAGGCGTACGCCGACGACGGCACCGAGCTGTACTACGAGGTCGACGACGTGGAGCCGGAGGGCGGGTCCGCCCCGCGCCGGCGCCGGCTCTTCGGACGCAAGGCCCCGCTGCCCGTCACCGTCGTCTTCAGCCACGGCTACTGCCTCAGCCAGGACTCCTGGCACTTCCAGCGGGCCGCACTGCGCGGGGTCGTGCGGACCGTCCACTGGGACCAGCGCAGCCACGGCCGGTCCGGGCGCGGGGTGCAGCAGGTGCAGGACGACGTGCCGGTCAGCATCGACGAGCTGGGGCGCGATCTGAAGGCCGTCATCGACGCCGCCGCGCCCGAGGGGCCGATCGTGCTCGTGGGGCACTCCATGGGCGGGATGACCGTCATGGCGCTCGCCGACGCGTTTCCCGAACTCATCCGTGAGCGGGTGGTCGCCGTCGCCCTCGTCGGCACGTCGTCGGGGCGGCTCGGCGAGGTCAACTTCGGGCTGCCCGTCGCGGGAGTGAATGCCGTACGACGGGTCCTGCCCGGGGTGCTGAAGGCGCTGGGGCAGCGGGCCGACCTGGTGGAGAAGGGGCGGCAGGCCACCGCCGACCTGTTCGCGGGGATCATCAAGCGGTACTCGTTCGCGAGCCGGGACGTGGACCCGGCCGTCGCCCGGTTCGCCGAGCGGATGATCGAGGGGACGCCGATCGACGTGGTCGCCGAGTTCTATCCGGCGTTCACCGACCACGACAAGACCGAGGCGCTCGCCCACTTCATGGACCTCCCGGTGCTCGTGCTGGCCGGGATCGGGGACCTCGTCACGCCCAGCGAGCACAGCGAGGCCATCGCCGGGCTGCTGCCGGACGCCGAACTGGTGCTCGTGCCGGACGCCGGGCACCTGGTGATGCTGGAACACCCGGAAGTGGTCACCGACCGCATCGCGGACCTCCTCACCCGCGCGGGTGCCGTGCCGGCAGGAGCTACCGTGGGTGGCTATGGAAGCACCAGCAGCACCGCACAACCCGGTTGA
- the glmS gene encoding glutamine--fructose-6-phosphate transaminase (isomerizing), with product MCGIVGYVGSQPALEVVMAGLKRLEYRGYDSAGVAVLADGGLAAAKKAGKLVNLEKELVDRPLPTGGTGIGHTRWATHGAPTDANAHPHLDNAGRVSVVHNGIIENFAALRAELTERGHVLSSETDTEVVAHLLAEEFSVTGGLAEAMRLVCRRLDGAFTLVAVHADEPDVVVGARRNSPLVVGVGEGEAFLASDVAAFIAHTRSAVELGQDQVVELRRDGVTVTGFDGRPAEVRSYHVDWDASAAEKGGYDYFMLKEIAEQPKAVADTLLGRIDAAGSLTLDEVRISASELREVDKVVIVACGTAFHAGLIAKYAIEHWTRIPCEVELASEFRYRDPILGARSLVIAISQSGETMDTLMALRHAREQGSKVLAICNTNGSTIPRESDAVLYTHAGPEVAVASTKAFLTQLVACYLVALYLGQVRGTKWGDEICAVIRDLSQISGEVERVLETMEPVRALARSLASKDTVLFLGRHVGYPVALEGALKLKELAYMHAEGFAAGELKHGPIALIEEDLPVVVVVPSPRGRSVLHDKIVSNIQEIRARGARTIVIAEEGDEAVVPYADHLIRVPATPTLLQPLVATVPLQVFACELATARGNEVDQPRNLAKSVTVE from the coding sequence ATGTGCGGAATCGTGGGTTACGTGGGGTCGCAGCCGGCGCTGGAAGTCGTGATGGCCGGACTGAAGCGGCTGGAGTACCGGGGGTACGACTCGGCGGGCGTCGCCGTGCTGGCGGACGGGGGGCTGGCGGCCGCCAAGAAGGCGGGCAAGCTCGTCAACCTGGAGAAGGAACTGGTGGACCGGCCCCTGCCCACCGGCGGGACGGGCATCGGCCACACCCGGTGGGCCACGCACGGCGCCCCGACGGACGCGAACGCGCATCCCCATCTGGACAACGCGGGCCGGGTCTCGGTCGTCCACAACGGGATCATCGAGAACTTCGCCGCGCTGCGGGCCGAGCTGACGGAGCGCGGGCATGTGCTGTCCTCCGAGACGGACACGGAGGTCGTCGCGCATCTGCTGGCGGAGGAGTTCTCCGTGACGGGCGGTCTCGCGGAGGCGATGCGGCTGGTGTGCCGGCGGCTGGACGGAGCGTTCACGCTGGTCGCGGTGCACGCGGACGAGCCGGACGTGGTGGTGGGGGCGCGGCGGAACTCGCCGTTGGTGGTGGGCGTGGGGGAGGGGGAGGCGTTCCTGGCCTCCGATGTCGCCGCGTTCATCGCCCACACCCGGTCGGCGGTCGAGCTGGGCCAGGACCAGGTGGTGGAGCTGCGCCGGGACGGGGTGACGGTGACGGGCTTCGACGGCCGTCCGGCGGAGGTCAGGTCGTACCACGTGGACTGGGACGCGTCCGCCGCGGAGAAGGGCGGCTACGACTACTTCATGCTCAAGGAGATCGCCGAGCAGCCGAAGGCGGTCGCGGACACCCTGCTGGGCCGCATCGACGCGGCCGGTTCCCTCACGCTGGACGAGGTGCGGATCAGCGCGTCCGAGCTGCGCGAGGTGGACAAGGTGGTGATCGTGGCGTGCGGTACGGCCTTCCACGCGGGGCTGATCGCCAAGTACGCCATCGAGCACTGGACCCGGATCCCCTGCGAGGTGGAGCTGGCGAGCGAGTTCCGGTACCGGGACCCGATCCTGGGGGCGCGCTCCCTGGTGATCGCCATCTCCCAGTCCGGGGAGACCATGGACACGCTGATGGCGCTGCGGCACGCGCGGGAGCAGGGCTCGAAGGTGCTGGCGATCTGCAACACCAACGGTTCCACGATCCCTCGTGAGTCGGACGCGGTGCTGTACACGCACGCGGGGCCGGAGGTGGCGGTCGCGTCGACGAAGGCGTTCCTGACGCAGTTGGTGGCCTGCTATCTGGTGGCCCTGTACCTGGGCCAGGTGCGGGGCACCAAGTGGGGCGACGAGATCTGCGCCGTCATCCGGGACCTGTCGCAGATCTCCGGCGAGGTGGAGCGGGTGCTGGAGACCATGGAGCCGGTACGTGCCCTGGCCAGGTCGCTGGCCTCGAAGGACACGGTCCTCTTCCTCGGGCGGCACGTGGGGTATCCGGTGGCGCTGGAGGGGGCGCTGAAGCTGAAGGAGCTCGCCTACATGCACGCCGAGGGCTTCGCGGCGGGCGAGCTGAAGCACGGGCCGATCGCGCTGATCGAGGAGGACCTGCCCGTGGTGGTGGTCGTGCCGTCGCCGCGGGGCCGGTCCGTGCTGCACGACAAGATCGTGTCCAACATCCAGGAGATCAGGGCCCGGGGCGCGCGGACGATCGTGATCGCCGAGGAGGGGGACGAGGCGGTGGTCCCGTACGCGGACCATCTGATCCGCGTCCCGGCCACGCCCACGTTGCTGCAGCCGCTGGTGGCGACCGTGCCCTTGCAGGTCTTCGCGTGCGAGCTGGCCACGGCTCGGGGCAACGAGGTGGACCAGCCCCGGAACCTGGCCAAGTCGGTGACGGTGGAGTAG